From a single Lewinella sp. LCG006 genomic region:
- a CDS encoding NADPH:quinone oxidoreductase family protein translates to MKAVICDSYGPPSNLRYGELPTPTVKPTEILVDVHACSVNFPDTLIIQGLYQVKPALPFSPGSDIAGTVKALGSEVKGFKVGDEVVGFAPYGGFAEEAVLPAKACFPKPPGMDMTQAAAFLLAYGTSYHALNDRAQLKEGETLLVLGAAGGVGLTAVELGKKMGAKVIAAASTDEKLAICREYGADEVINYKKEDLKTRAKELTGGKGVDVIYDPVGGDYTEAALRAIAWEGRYLVVGFAAGDIPKIPLNLPLLKGCQIVGVFWGAYAQRSPGKNMQATLQLIQWFNEGSLKPRIHATYPLPEAAKALEALLNREVKGKVVITMK, encoded by the coding sequence ATGAAAGCCGTCATTTGCGACTCCTACGGTCCGCCCTCCAATTTGCGCTATGGTGAACTGCCCACGCCAACAGTTAAACCCACGGAAATATTGGTTGACGTCCATGCTTGCAGCGTGAATTTTCCGGATACGCTGATCATTCAGGGCTTGTACCAGGTGAAGCCAGCGTTGCCCTTTTCTCCCGGTAGTGATATTGCGGGAACCGTCAAGGCATTAGGTTCGGAGGTGAAAGGATTTAAAGTAGGTGATGAGGTGGTAGGTTTTGCTCCTTACGGAGGCTTTGCCGAGGAGGCCGTTTTGCCCGCAAAAGCGTGCTTTCCCAAGCCGCCAGGGATGGATATGACGCAGGCTGCAGCGTTTCTATTGGCCTATGGCACTTCGTACCATGCCCTGAATGATCGTGCACAATTGAAGGAAGGAGAGACCCTGCTGGTACTCGGAGCTGCTGGTGGGGTAGGATTGACTGCCGTTGAGTTAGGCAAGAAGATGGGCGCAAAGGTTATTGCGGCAGCATCTACGGATGAAAAACTGGCCATCTGCCGGGAGTACGGGGCCGACGAAGTCATTAACTACAAGAAAGAGGACTTAAAAACGCGGGCCAAAGAACTGACGGGTGGCAAAGGCGTAGATGTTATTTACGATCCCGTAGGGGGAGACTATACAGAAGCCGCCCTGAGGGCCATTGCTTGGGAGGGCCGTTATCTGGTCGTAGGTTTTGCGGCGGGCGATATTCCAAAGATTCCTTTAAATTTACCCTTGCTGAAGGGCTGCCAGATTGTAGGGGTCTTTTGGGGCGCTTATGCGCAACGCAGTCCTGGCAAAAATATGCAAGCAACCTTACAGTTAATCCAGTGGTTTAACGAAGGGAGCTTAAAACCACGTATCCACGCTACCTATCCTCTGCCAGAGGCGGCCAAAGCTCTGGAAGCATTGCTCAACCGTGAGGTAAAAGGAAAGGTAGTCATTACGATGAAGTAG